A window of the Ignisphaera sp. genome harbors these coding sequences:
- a CDS encoding replication factor C large subunit: MNRKVPWTIKYRPKSINDVVDQDEAKKKILEWIKKWPNVDKKALLLYGPPGVGKTSLIEAIANDLGYELVELNASDNRRKTDIEKIATKTSLTKSLKGYKNKLVLLDEIDGIAVKDDVGGLEAVKALIESSSIPIIMIANNPWDPKLRELREHCEMIQFKKLSKTDMKKFLQKICVNEGLECEEDALDYIVDRSEGDMRAAINDLQAVGEGQNRITVDMVKLLLRPRDKERDPFETLRMIFSANFSWQAKMALNQSQLDYEQLKLWLEENIPYQYQNTEDLSRAYEALSRADVYMGRIIRTGDWDLLSYAIDLMTAGIAFSAKNNPKDKYKWTKYSFPQRITLLSKLKEVREIFDDLAKIIAIRLHISISTAKNEVIPFLRSMFASNTLFAAKIAYSMGFSEKIIEFLAGPYKQQVLEQYRQIKKKIENGSLSELNNKKQRNDEEKTKKSEKISRDLLSFTKK, encoded by the coding sequence ATGAATAGAAAGGTTCCTTGGACTATAAAGTACAGACCTAAAAGCATTAATGACGTAGTTGATCAGGATGAAGCTAAGAAGAAGATCTTGGAGTGGATAAAGAAATGGCCTAATGTAGATAAAAAAGCTCTTCTATTATATGGTCCTCCAGGTGTTGGAAAGACATCGCTTATCGAAGCTATAGCCAATGATCTAGGATATGAATTAGTTGAACTAAATGCTAGTGATAATAGAAGAAAAACCGATATAGAAAAGATAGCTACAAAAACATCTTTGACAAAGTCACTAAAAGGATACAAAAACAAGCTAGTATTATTAGACGAAATAGACGGTATAGCTGTAAAAGATGATGTAGGAGGTCTCGAAGCAGTAAAAGCTCTCATAGAATCTTCATCTATTCCTATAATAATGATAGCTAATAATCCTTGGGATCCAAAACTAAGGGAACTAAGAGAACATTGTGAAATGATTCAATTCAAAAAACTATCAAAAACTGATATGAAAAAGTTTCTACAAAAAATATGCGTAAATGAGGGTCTTGAATGTGAAGAAGATGCACTAGATTATATAGTAGATAGATCTGAGGGTGATATGCGTGCAGCAATAAATGATTTACAAGCAGTAGGTGAAGGTCAAAACAGAATAACTGTTGATATGGTTAAGTTACTGCTTAGACCACGTGATAAGGAACGTGACCCTTTTGAAACACTACGTATGATATTTTCTGCGAACTTTTCATGGCAAGCCAAAATGGCACTAAATCAGTCACAACTTGATTATGAACAACTTAAATTATGGCTTGAAGAGAATATCCCCTATCAGTATCAGAATACAGAAGATCTTTCAAGAGCTTATGAGGCTTTAAGTAGAGCTGATGTATATATGGGAAGGATTATCAGAACAGGCGATTGGGATCTACTTTCATATGCTATAGACTTAATGACAGCTGGTATAGCTTTTTCTGCTAAGAACAACCCTAAAGACAAATACAAATGGACCAAATACTCCTTTCCTCAAAGGATTACACTCCTATCTAAGTTAAAGGAGGTTCGCGAGATATTTGATGATCTAGCTAAAATTATAGCCATAAGATTGCACATATCAATATCAACAGCAAAAAACGAAGTAATACCATTTCTAAGATCAATGTTCGCTTCTAATACTTTATTTGCAGCAAAAATAGCATATAGTATGGGATTTTCAGAAAAAATCATAGAGTTTCTAGCAGGGCCATATAAACAACAAGTGTTAGAGCAGTATCGTCAAATCAAGAAGAAAATAGAGAACGGATCATTAAGCGAATTAAATAATAAGAAGCAGAGAAATGATGAAGAAAAAACAAAAAAGTCAGAAAAAATCTCAAGAGATCTTCTATCATTTACGAAGAAATAG
- the rrp4 gene encoding exosome complex RNA-binding protein Rrp4, whose protein sequence is MSKGSMSQISSKRFIVVPGDIIAIEGEIEQGHYLYKEDNRLITTVISLLDIEESENKKKIRLIPLKGRYLPKEEDIIIGIVRDVALSSWIIDINAPYYAILNAADYLGRSFSPASDNIRKYLDVGDVILAKIAQFDRSRNPILTTQDKDLGKVIEGSLVEIEPSKVARVIGKKKSMLMMLEEQTKCNIVIGNNGRILLKCPDPEYEYIAILAIKKIEQEAHIPGLTERIRSFIIEEKVKRGLIRHEVEQT, encoded by the coding sequence TTGTCTAAAGGCTCAATGTCTCAAATTTCATCAAAACGTTTCATAGTTGTACCTGGGGACATAATTGCTATTGAAGGAGAAATAGAGCAAGGCCACTACCTATATAAAGAAGATAATAGATTGATTACTACGGTGATTTCATTACTTGATATAGAGGAATCTGAAAATAAAAAGAAGATTAGATTAATTCCATTGAAAGGCAGATATCTACCAAAAGAAGAAGATATTATCATTGGTATTGTTAGAGATGTAGCACTATCTTCATGGATAATCGATATTAATGCGCCATATTATGCCATTCTTAATGCAGCAGATTACTTAGGTAGGTCTTTTAGTCCTGCATCGGACAACATTCGTAAGTATTTAGATGTAGGAGATGTAATTCTAGCAAAAATAGCACAATTTGACAGATCTAGAAACCCAATACTAACAACTCAGGATAAAGACTTAGGTAAAGTTATAGAAGGTTCTCTGGTTGAAATAGAACCATCGAAAGTTGCAAGAGTCATAGGTAAGAAAAAGTCAATGTTAATGATGTTGGAAGAGCAAACCAAATGCAATATAGTTATTGGAAATAATGGAAGGATTTTACTCAAATGTCCTGATCCAGAATACGAGTATATAGCTATACTAGCAATAAAAAAGATCGAACAAGAGGCACATATACCTGGACTAACCGAGAGAATAAGATCATTTATTATAGAGGAAAAAGTGAAAAGAGGTCTAATTAGACATGAAGTTGAACAAACCTAA
- the rrp41 gene encoding exosome complex exonuclease Rrp41, whose product MKLNKPKLIGEDGNRIDGRKPDEIRPLRIEVGVLKNADGSAYIELGNTKILAAVYGPREVVPRHEELADRAIIRCRYRMLSFSTSERKSPAPSRREIELSKVIREALEPAILSSYYPRTAVDIFIEVINADGGTRTAGITAASLAIADAGIPIVDLVTAIAVGKIDGVIVLDLNELEDMYGEADMPIAIMPSLNRITMIQLNGVLSATEFREALLLAIKGINKIYELQKEALRKKYIELGE is encoded by the coding sequence ATGAAGTTGAACAAACCTAAGTTAATAGGTGAGGATGGAAATAGAATTGATGGTAGAAAACCAGATGAAATACGTCCATTGAGAATTGAGGTAGGGGTACTAAAAAACGCTGATGGCTCCGCTTACATCGAGTTAGGAAATACGAAAATACTAGCAGCAGTTTATGGACCTAGAGAAGTAGTTCCAAGACATGAGGAACTTGCAGATAGAGCGATAATAAGATGTAGGTACAGGATGCTTTCGTTCTCGACATCTGAAAGAAAAAGTCCTGCACCAAGCAGAAGAGAAATAGAATTATCGAAAGTGATTAGAGAAGCTTTAGAACCTGCAATATTATCGAGCTATTATCCACGAACAGCCGTAGATATCTTCATTGAGGTCATAAACGCTGATGGAGGTACGAGAACCGCAGGGATAACTGCTGCATCATTAGCGATAGCTGATGCTGGAATACCTATAGTTGACTTAGTTACAGCAATAGCTGTAGGCAAAATCGATGGTGTAATAGTATTGGACTTAAATGAGCTCGAAGATATGTATGGTGAGGCTGATATGCCTATAGCTATTATGCCTTCATTAAATAGAATAACAATGATACAATTGAACGGAGTTCTGTCAGCTACAGAATTCAGAGAAGCTTTATTGCTTGCTATAAAGGGTATTAATAAAATCTATGAGCTTCAAAAAGAAGCTCTCAGGAAAAAGTATATTGAATTAGGTGAGTGA
- a CDS encoding ribosome assembly factor SBDS: MSKKEYVIARLNVKGEKFEILVDPVKAYLFREGKSIPITDIVISDYVYKDVRKGLKASPEELVKTFDTTDVYKISERILKEGELQLTSEQRKQMIEMKKKQIVYHISKSAIDPKTKTPIPPSRIEKALEEVKVAIDLYKSIEEQVPNIVKAISKVLPIRIAKALIGVTIPTEYANKVVGQIMKLGEVKKSVWLQDGSLSVEMEIPAGMQNEVIDQINRLTKGSANIKVVTIV; encoded by the coding sequence TTGAGCAAAAAAGAATATGTTATTGCCAGGTTGAATGTGAAAGGAGAGAAATTCGAGATATTAGTTGATCCGGTGAAAGCTTACCTGTTTAGAGAAGGTAAAAGTATACCGATAACGGACATAGTCATTAGTGATTACGTATATAAAGATGTTAGAAAAGGGCTTAAAGCATCTCCTGAAGAACTCGTAAAAACCTTTGATACAACTGATGTATATAAAATTTCAGAGAGGATTTTGAAAGAGGGAGAGCTACAACTTACTTCAGAACAAAGAAAACAAATGATTGAAATGAAGAAGAAACAAATAGTGTACCATATATCGAAATCCGCAATAGATCCAAAAACCAAGACACCAATACCACCTTCTAGAATTGAAAAGGCTCTGGAAGAGGTTAAAGTTGCTATAGATTTATACAAATCCATTGAAGAACAAGTTCCAAACATAGTTAAGGCAATATCAAAAGTATTACCCATAAGAATAGCCAAAGCCTTAATAGGTGTAACTATACCAACCGAGTATGCTAATAAGGTAGTGGGTCAGATAATGAAACTTGGAGAAGTAAAGAAATCTGTATGGCTACAAGATGGATCACTATCCGTTGAAATGGAAATACCAGCCGGTATGCAGAATGAAGTAATAGATCAAATAAATAGGTTGACAAAAGGATCTGCAAATATTAAGGTGGTAACTATTGTCTAA
- a CDS encoding minichromosome maintenance protein MCM, whose product MEELDRAVSSHIIDYLSMIEEFIKYYKDGDGKPKYVNSLKRILVENKSSIEVSFTDILSFSTELADYISRNPEQSLNKLSEIFRKIIELEIPEYLDKIHYIVPRLVDIPSSLVVKIRDLRSVYIGKLIAIEGIVVRATPPIQKIVKAIFRHECGNEVVEQVIGEVIEKPIQCPYCRKTGGSWRLIVEKSQYRDFQRLVIQERPEEMPAGRMPRSIEVDVYDDLVDVARPGDRVTVIGIPKIRTPESKRTRSIYAMFIDANNIIVSQRMLEEIEITKEDEEKILYLAHDPLIRRKIIASIAPAIYGMWDIKEAIALMLFGGNLKQLKDGTRIRGDIHVLVIGDPGTAKSQLLQYVARIAPRAIYTTGKGATAAGLTAAVIRDKQTGEFYLEAGALVIADGGVACIDEIDKMREEDRVAIHEAMEQQTISIAKAGIVARLNSRTSVLAAGNPRYGRYLPNRSISDNVNLPPTILSRFDLIFVIKDIPTANRDLKLARHITVTHSEYEEIKPLIDVELLRKYIAYARKYVRPELTEEARRIIENFFVEMRKKSLEVPESPIAITARQLEALIRLAEAHAKMALKHEVTEEDAAEAIRLMKSMLESVGIDVERGEVDIDVIMTGQPKSQRERMLIVEEIIRDLSKSDGCAKIRDIVVKAKERNIDERLVEETLSRMRREGIVYKAREECYALTL is encoded by the coding sequence ATGGAAGAATTAGATAGAGCCGTTTCTTCACACATTATTGATTATCTATCTATGATTGAAGAATTCATTAAGTATTATAAAGATGGTGATGGAAAACCTAAATATGTGAATTCTTTAAAGAGAATTTTAGTAGAAAACAAATCTAGTATTGAGGTTAGCTTTACTGATATACTTAGTTTCTCTACAGAACTTGCAGATTACATTTCTAGAAATCCTGAACAATCACTAAACAAACTTAGTGAGATTTTTAGAAAAATAATTGAATTAGAAATACCAGAATATCTAGACAAGATACATTACATTGTGCCCAGACTTGTAGATATACCTTCATCATTAGTAGTGAAGATAAGAGATTTACGAAGCGTATATATAGGAAAACTGATAGCCATTGAAGGTATCGTAGTTAGAGCTACACCGCCAATTCAGAAGATAGTGAAAGCCATATTTAGACATGAATGTGGTAACGAGGTTGTGGAGCAGGTTATTGGAGAAGTAATTGAAAAACCAATACAATGTCCATATTGCAGAAAAACTGGTGGTAGTTGGAGATTAATTGTAGAAAAATCACAGTATAGAGATTTTCAACGTCTTGTTATTCAAGAACGCCCAGAAGAGATGCCCGCAGGTAGAATGCCTAGATCTATTGAAGTTGATGTATATGATGATCTTGTCGATGTAGCACGACCTGGTGATAGGGTAACAGTTATTGGTATACCAAAGATAAGGACTCCAGAGAGCAAAAGAACGAGAAGTATCTATGCCATGTTCATAGATGCCAACAATATAATAGTATCTCAGAGAATGTTAGAAGAGATAGAGATAACGAAAGAAGATGAAGAGAAGATTCTATATTTGGCACATGATCCGTTAATCAGAAGAAAAATTATAGCATCTATAGCTCCAGCCATATATGGTATGTGGGATATTAAGGAGGCTATAGCGTTAATGCTTTTCGGTGGTAATCTAAAACAGTTGAAAGATGGTACACGAATTAGGGGCGATATTCATGTTCTGGTAATAGGTGATCCTGGCACAGCAAAATCTCAATTACTTCAATATGTTGCACGTATTGCTCCAAGAGCAATATATACAACAGGTAAAGGGGCTACAGCTGCAGGACTTACAGCAGCAGTTATTAGAGATAAACAGACAGGAGAGTTTTATCTTGAAGCTGGTGCCTTGGTAATAGCTGACGGTGGTGTTGCGTGTATTGATGAAATAGATAAAATGAGGGAAGAAGATAGAGTTGCAATACATGAAGCAATGGAACAGCAAACGATATCTATAGCTAAAGCGGGTATTGTAGCTAGATTGAACTCTCGTACTTCTGTATTGGCTGCAGGTAACCCACGATACGGTAGGTATCTGCCGAATAGATCGATATCAGATAATGTTAACTTACCTCCAACAATACTCTCAAGATTTGACTTGATATTCGTTATTAAGGATATACCAACCGCAAATAGGGACCTAAAACTTGCAAGACATATAACTGTTACACATAGCGAATATGAAGAAATAAAACCATTAATAGATGTAGAACTATTGAGGAAGTATATAGCTTATGCGAGAAAATATGTGAGACCTGAATTAACAGAAGAAGCTAGGAGAATTATAGAGAACTTCTTTGTTGAAATGAGGAAGAAGAGTTTAGAGGTACCGGAATCACCTATAGCTATAACAGCTAGACAACTTGAAGCACTAATACGATTAGCTGAAGCTCATGCTAAAATGGCTTTAAAACACGAGGTAACAGAAGAAGATGCAGCTGAAGCCATAAGACTTATGAAGAGTATGCTTGAAAGTGTTGGAATTGATGTAGAGAGGGGAGAAGTCGACATAGATGTCATAATGACCGGGCAACCCAAATCTCAGAGAGAGAGAATGTTAATAGTAGAAGAAATAATAAGAGATCTATCAAAATCCGATGGATGCGCCAAAATACGTGATATAGTTGTAAAGGCTAAGGAGAGAAACATTGATGAAAGACTTGTTGAGGAGACTTTAAGTAGAATGCGTAGAGAAGGTATAGTTTATAAAGCTAGGGAAGAATGTTATGCGCTCACTTTATGA
- a CDS encoding replication factor C small subunit: MSQKTLEELLWVEKYRPRSLRDIVNQEEVVRRLLKFVEERNMPHLLFAGPPGTGKTTAALALAHDLYGDEWRKYVLELNASDERGITVIRSKVKEFARSRLPGEIPFKIVILDEADNMTADAQQALRRIMEMYVETTRFILIANYPTKIIDPIQSRCASFRFLPLKKEDVVYRLKWICSKENVSCKDDGLEVIYEVSEGDMRKAINILQGAVALGEVTVSSVYKVVGLAHPKEIRDIINLALSGKFIEARDKLRNLMIIYGLSGNDVLRQMHREIFSADLKIPEDVRITLADFIGEIHFRVIEGSDEEIQLTALLARMALLGQRTSIR, translated from the coding sequence ATGAGTCAAAAAACATTAGAAGAACTTTTATGGGTTGAAAAATATAGACCTAGATCATTAAGAGATATAGTGAATCAAGAAGAAGTTGTCAGAAGACTACTGAAATTCGTTGAAGAAAGAAATATGCCGCATCTCCTTTTTGCTGGTCCTCCAGGAACGGGAAAGACTACAGCAGCATTAGCATTAGCTCACGACCTCTATGGTGATGAATGGCGAAAATATGTGTTAGAACTAAATGCAAGCGATGAAAGAGGGATTACTGTAATAAGAAGTAAGGTGAAAGAATTTGCACGAAGCAGGCTTCCCGGAGAAATTCCATTCAAAATAGTTATACTTGATGAAGCTGATAACATGACAGCTGATGCACAGCAAGCCTTGAGGAGAATTATGGAAATGTATGTTGAAACAACGAGATTTATACTCATAGCGAACTACCCTACCAAGATAATAGACCCGATACAGTCTCGATGTGCTTCCTTCAGATTTTTGCCATTAAAGAAAGAGGACGTGGTATACAGACTTAAATGGATATGTAGCAAAGAAAATGTTTCATGTAAAGATGACGGTCTTGAGGTTATATATGAAGTTAGCGAAGGTGATATGAGAAAAGCAATAAATATTCTACAAGGTGCAGTTGCATTAGGTGAAGTTACAGTATCATCGGTATACAAGGTCGTTGGACTAGCACATCCCAAAGAAATAAGGGATATCATAAATTTAGCTCTATCTGGTAAATTTATAGAAGCTAGAGATAAACTTAGGAATTTAATGATAATTTACGGATTAAGCGGTAATGATGTTTTAAGACAGATGCACCGAGAGATATTTTCGGCTGATCTAAAGATACCAGAAGACGTAAGGATAACATTGGCAGACTTTATCGGCGAAATACATTTTAGGGTAATAGAAGGTTCTGATGAAGAAATACAGTTGACAGCGCTTTTAGCTAGGATGGCACTCTTAGGTCAAAGAACAAGCATAAGGTAG
- the psmA gene encoding archaeal proteasome endopeptidase complex subunit alpha encodes MSFMPAAMGYDRALTIFSPDGKLYQVEYAAEAVRRGWTSLGIKSEHGVVLIAEKRKVAPLHDVLDLEKVFIVDTHVGATFSGLGHDGRVLIDYARLIAVRHRLTFDEAIDIELLARTICDIKQLYTQQGGVRPFGVSIIFGGIDRGDVELIKTEPSGLYFKYYATVAGAGEQTALSYIEKYYHTKLSMDEIIILGLRALRAALQEPLTIDKVEIGYTDIDTKTFRKLTSEEIGMLLEKAGVNV; translated from the coding sequence ATGTCATTCATGCCTGCCGCAATGGGGTATGATAGAGCTTTAACAATATTTTCACCAGATGGCAAGCTATACCAGGTCGAATATGCTGCTGAAGCTGTCAGGAGAGGCTGGACCTCACTTGGTATAAAATCAGAGCACGGAGTTGTGCTTATTGCTGAAAAAAGAAAGGTAGCACCTTTGCACGATGTTCTAGATCTTGAAAAGGTATTCATAGTTGATACTCACGTGGGTGCTACATTCTCTGGGTTAGGTCATGATGGTAGAGTACTGATAGATTATGCAAGATTGATTGCTGTAAGACACAGACTCACATTTGACGAAGCTATAGATATTGAATTACTTGCAAGAACCATATGTGATATAAAACAGCTTTACACACAACAAGGGGGCGTAAGACCATTTGGAGTATCAATTATATTTGGAGGTATTGATAGAGGTGATGTAGAGTTAATAAAGACGGAACCTAGTGGGCTATACTTTAAATACTATGCTACAGTTGCAGGAGCAGGGGAACAAACGGCTCTCAGCTATATCGAAAAATACTATCACACGAAGCTATCTATGGATGAAATAATTATCCTGGGTCTAAGAGCTCTAAGGGCGGCTCTCCAAGAGCCATTAACCATAGATAAAGTTGAGATAGGTTATACAGATATAGATACTAAAACATTTAGAAAACTTACTTCAGAGGAGATAGGAATGCTGCTTGAAAAAGCAGGTGTCAATGTTTGA
- the rrp42 gene encoding exosome complex protein Rrp42 — MSKTPEQPVIPKIKYSAILSVISRGFHIDKRSLTSYRSIEITYGISPKAEGSALVKLGNTQVLVGVKLEVGQPYPDTPNEGAIIVNAEYIPAASPSFEPGPPDENAIELARIIDRSLRESRAVALDKLCIIPGKKVWIIWLDIYILDYDGNLVDASMLASMAALLNTYIPYYEVDEVQGLVKIDKSKKHSSMPINKHVVTVTISKIGEALVVDPTAEEESLTTYRLAIAIDEEKNIVGLQKMGLGALSEKELDEAISIALTKSDELFSILKKSRDVKLTL; from the coding sequence ATGTCTAAGACACCAGAACAACCTGTAATTCCAAAAATAAAGTATAGTGCGATACTAAGTGTTATATCGCGAGGCTTCCACATAGACAAAAGATCTTTAACAAGCTATAGATCTATTGAGATTACATATGGTATTTCACCCAAAGCTGAAGGTTCAGCACTAGTAAAACTAGGGAACACACAGGTACTTGTTGGAGTAAAACTTGAGGTAGGGCAACCTTATCCAGATACACCTAACGAGGGAGCTATAATAGTAAATGCTGAATACATCCCAGCAGCTTCACCTTCATTTGAACCAGGTCCTCCAGACGAGAATGCGATAGAGCTGGCCAGAATTATCGATAGGTCGTTGAGGGAGTCTAGGGCGGTAGCTCTCGATAAACTATGTATAATTCCTGGAAAGAAAGTGTGGATTATATGGCTCGACATATACATACTTGACTATGATGGTAATTTAGTTGATGCCTCTATGCTAGCTTCTATGGCAGCTTTATTGAATACCTATATACCTTATTACGAAGTTGATGAGGTACAAGGTCTAGTCAAGATAGATAAGTCTAAGAAGCACAGTAGTATGCCTATAAATAAACATGTTGTAACTGTAACTATAAGTAAGATAGGCGAAGCCTTAGTCGTGGATCCTACTGCTGAAGAAGAATCGTTAACAACTTATAGACTCGCTATAGCTATTGATGAAGAGAAAAATATTGTAGGATTACAAAAAATGGGTCTCGGAGCTCTTTCAGAGAAAGAGCTAGATGAAGCTATCTCCATAGCTTTGACAAAATCTGATGAACTTTTCAGTATTCTAAAGAAATCTAGAGATGTGAAGTTAACCTTATAA
- a CDS encoding ORC1-type DNA replication protein: MNSNDVIVSVFKKISVFKNIETLYPEYIPENLPRREIQLRQLAEIFKPMMISPGGVFVRTMIVGGVGVGKTAMAKVFGREIRKFASERGFDLRYVHINCHRDRTLYEVVSEIIRQIGAPIPIRGLSPREMMLALLNYIEKHDIYLLVTLDEFDYFISTEGNDAVYFLIRVYDEYSDTKKRINYIFISRNISSLSKLDPTTESYILRHMVKLDPYTSGELFDILSYRRDLAFYEGTIDDELLKFIADSKGVDKGGEGNARSALEALLLAGQAADHEGVQKVTIEHVRKALGIVHSEIVRISDDINFLQLHELLLLKAIIRSLKKKKTVFVKIGEVEDEYSYICQLFGVKPRRHTQVYEYVNTLKHMGIIEAKVSSKGFRGRTTLISIAVPLNELEMKVDEAINTKKELADTS, translated from the coding sequence ATGAATAGTAATGATGTTATAGTAAGTGTTTTCAAGAAAATTAGTGTCTTTAAGAATATAGAGACCTTGTATCCTGAATATATTCCTGAAAATCTACCTCGTAGAGAGATCCAACTAAGGCAACTTGCTGAAATTTTTAAACCTATGATGATATCTCCCGGAGGTGTATTCGTAAGGACAATGATAGTAGGGGGAGTAGGTGTAGGTAAGACAGCCATGGCAAAAGTTTTTGGTAGAGAAATCAGGAAATTTGCATCAGAAAGAGGATTCGACTTACGCTATGTTCATATTAATTGTCATAGAGATAGAACTTTATACGAAGTGGTTTCTGAAATAATTAGGCAAATAGGTGCGCCAATACCAATAAGAGGTCTATCACCAAGAGAAATGATGCTAGCGCTTTTGAATTATATAGAGAAGCATGATATCTATCTTCTCGTTACTTTAGATGAATTTGATTACTTTATATCAACAGAAGGTAATGATGCTGTGTATTTTTTAATAAGGGTATATGACGAATATTCTGATACTAAAAAAAGGATAAACTATATATTCATTTCACGGAATATATCATCATTAAGCAAGTTAGATCCTACAACGGAAAGCTACATACTTAGACACATGGTTAAGCTGGATCCCTACACGTCTGGTGAACTTTTTGATATACTGAGTTACAGAAGAGATTTAGCGTTCTATGAAGGAACAATAGACGATGAATTGTTGAAATTCATAGCCGATAGCAAAGGTGTTGATAAAGGTGGTGAAGGTAATGCGAGATCTGCTCTTGAAGCATTATTGTTGGCAGGGCAAGCAGCTGATCATGAAGGTGTTCAGAAAGTTACCATAGAACATGTAAGAAAAGCTTTAGGCATTGTTCACTCAGAAATTGTACGCATCTCAGATGATATAAACTTTCTACAACTTCATGAACTTTTATTATTAAAGGCAATCATAAGGAGCCTAAAGAAGAAGAAGACAGTCTTTGTTAAAATCGGTGAGGTTGAAGATGAATATAGCTACATATGCCAATTATTTGGTGTTAAACCTCGCAGACATACACAAGTTTATGAATATGTTAATACTCTTAAACATATGGGAATAATTGAAGCTAAAGTTTCTAGCAAGGGTTTCAGGGGACGAACAACACTAATATCGATAGCCGTTCCATTAAATGAACTTGAAATGAAAGTTGATGAAGCCATCAATACAAAGAAAGAACTTGCGGATACTTCTTAA